The Bubalus bubalis isolate 160015118507 breed Murrah chromosome 2, NDDB_SH_1, whole genome shotgun sequence genome includes the window ataacttCTTTTTGAGTTCGGCATCTTTACTGAGAACACAAGCTGCCCTTGATCTCTGTAAGGAGTATAAATGCAGTGATGATCAGCAGCTATTGTGGAAACCCATTACTAGGTCTCAGAGTCACCCCTCAAAAGACAACAGTCCAGCCTGCTAAAAGGTCTAACCTAGATTTCCATCATTTTACATTATGTGCTAATACTTTCCTCTGTCCTCTTTAATCTTCTTGTGGGATAATGCTAACCATTTAAGCTTCCTATTGCTAGAGTCTTCTGGACTTCTTGTTTCTTTAAGGGCAATTGAAAACAGCTAAAATTATCAAAAGTATCCTGGGTAGTATATGCTTCCcgtttccataaaaataaaacctgtccTTAAATgtcagcacatttttaaaaatataaatctatcAAGGAGGAAACAAACCTTTGAGTGAGCCCACCTCCTAGAGGAAATAGTTGAGTTACACATAGGAAAGGACTTGAGAGCAGCTCTCTGAAGTAGAATTAAAACAAGAGCAGAAGTGTATTGGTTAAAACCCCTGACACCTGAAAAGAAGGAGCCCTGAATTCTGAGTACACAAAGGATTTGTTctacccttgagcaagatgatTTCTTTGAgtctctattattttctttaacaataGAAATACTTATCTTGCATTCTATTTCATCCTCTGGGATTTTTcctaattatttatttagattatctccagctttattaagatattatTAGCATATAACATATTAAAGTTTAAGTggatatacattgtgaaataatgACCACACAAGGTTAATAAACACTGTTAAGCATCAGGAATTCGCTGCCTGGCATGCACAGAAGCCAATACTACGACACTGgcttttgagaaagaaaagaactttatTGTGAAGCCAACTAGCATGAAGACAAGACGTAAGGCGCTCAAATTTGTCTCCTCATCCAGGGTCCCAGGCAAAATTTAAGGAGTAAGGGGAATTTCAAACTTGGAagctgatttcagttcagttcagttcagttcagtcactcagttgtgtccaactctttgtgaccccatggaatgcagcatgccatgcttccctgtccatcaccaactccccagaacttgctcaaactcatgtccatcaagtcggtgatgccatccaaccatctcatcctctgttgcccccttctcctcctgccttcaatatttcccagcatcagggtcttttccaatgagtcagttcttcgcatcaggtggccaaagtattggagtttcagcttcagcatcaatccttccaattaatattcagaattgatttcctttaggatggactggttggatctccttgtagtccaagggacgctcaagagtcttctccaacaccacagttcaaaaacatctattcttaagcactcaggtttctttatagtccaactctcacatccagacatgactactggaaaaaccatagctttgactagatggacctttgtcggcaaagtaatgtctctcctttataatatgctgtctaggttggttatataacttatatgcagaatacatcatgagaaatgctgggctggatgaagcacaagctggaatcaagattactgggagaaatatcaataacctcagatatgcagatgatacctcccTAATGGCGGAAAGTGacgaactaaagtgcctcttgatgaaagtgaaagaggagagtgaaaaagttggcttacagctgaacattcagaaaactaagatcatggcatccagttctatcatttcatggcaaagagatagggaaacagtggaaacagtggctgactttattttggggggcttcaaaattactgcagatggtgattgcagccatgaaattaaaagacgcttactccttggatggaaagttatgaccaacctagacagcatattaaaaagcaaagatactactttgtcaacaaaggtccgtcttgtcaaggctatggtttttccagtagtcatgtatggatgtgagagttggactataaagaaagctgagcacagaagaactcaCTCTCCAGGGTGGGTCTGTGCCTGCATATGCTCCTTTTTCCTCTGAGTTCACTCCCAGGGCAACCTGATTGTTTACGTGTGGATCTGTCTTATAGCCTTTGCTGTACAAAGATTTGTCAGTTTCCAGTTGGTCTTCCATGAGAATTCTTCCATAGTGGatgttttttaaagtgtttgttgGTGAAGGTGAGTTCCATGTCCTCCTACTCCACCACCTTGATCAATCCCCTCATCATGCTCTACACTAAATTCTCAGAACTAACTCATCTTAGAGCTATAAGTTGTACTTTTTGACAAACGCTATTTATCTAATTTCCAAGcctctggcaactaccattcttctctctgtttctttgggTTTAggctttttttagattccatatgtgagaacatacagtatttgtctttctccgtctgaattatgtcacttagcataatgccctcaggtCCATCCCTACTATTGCGTATGGCAGGATTTCCGTCTTTTtattggctgaataatatttcattgtgtgtgtgtatgtatatatatatatcacattttctttatccattcacctgttgacagacatttaggttgttctgAGGTCATCGTGGCTATTGAGAATAATGCTCCAATAAActgggggtgcagatatctctttgagacagtgagttcatttcctttggatatacacccagaagtgggattgctggatcagacACTAGTTCTActtttaaccttttgaggaacctctttactgttctccatagtagctgcatcAGCATTACCATCAACAATatacaagggtttccttttctccacagcctcatttattttatctctttttaataacagccattctaacaggtgtgagatgatgtacaattgtggctttaatttgcatgtcCTTGATGATTAgggaagttgagcatcttttcatatatctcTTGGTCattggtatgtcttctttgggaaaatgtttattcagttcctctgctcatttttaaattggattggtTTTTTGCCATTGAGTTGTCTAAGCTTCTTATATATTTTCaacattaaccccttatcagataaatggtttgcaaatattttcttccattctgaggttgccattttattttgctgattgtTTCCTTTTACTGtgctgaagcttttttttttaatcaatagtttaacgtagtcccacttgttttatttttgcttttgttacttgtgcttttggtatcacaTCTAAAAAATTATTGTTAGAACCAAAATCAAGGAGATTTTTAgatatgttttcctctagtagttttatagtttctggccttacatttaagtcatttatccatttcaagttaatttttgtgaatggtgtaatGTATGGGTCCAGTTTCTTTTTCTGCATGTGGTTGGtggttatccagttttcccaaaaccattcttttaaagagactatcttttcccccAATAAGTCATCTTTGCTCCactgtcaaatattagttgactgtatatgtgtgtttttacTTCTGGGATTTCAATTTTGTTCTACTGGATGGCTATATGTCTATCTTCATGCCATTTACTATACTATAGTATAGTATACTATAGTATAGATTACTATAGTTATAGTATACTATAGTATAGATTTCAATTACTATAGCTTGTAAtaaagtttgaaatcagaaagtgtaatgcctccagctttgttcttctttctcaagataattTTGACTATCAGGGGTCTTTTTgtggtttcatataaattttaggattttttcctatttctgttaaaaatgtcattggaattttgatagggattgcacagAACCTATAAATGGCTTTGGGGAGTATGGAcatttaacaatgttaattcttgGGGTCCATTAATTCTTCTGAttcaggacatttttttttcatttatttgtgtcttcaatttctttcataaatGACATAATTGTTTAgtgttaaaatttaataaatctaTGTACAAATTTAATGTACAAATCAAATTTAACCTCctaggttaaatttattcctgtgtattttattattttttatgctaTTGTGAATCTAAGTATAGCTTATCAGTTTTTCATGTGTCTCTCCTAGAATGTATGCTACCTGAGGATAGGCTATTACTCAAATTAAGGACCACTTTAGCAAAACTGAAGGCTCAAAAGAATTATTTGTTCaattcataaattatttcaaCTCATTGATagctataaatataataatagttCTTATACCCAAAACTATCTTAAGCACTTTATACATATGCTGACTCCTTTATTTTCTATCGTATAGCTGGAAGCTCAGCAATGTATTCACTGTGATCAAAGAGCAGCCTTTCTTTGCTGGGAAGGCCAGCCATTCTCTCTCAGTTTTCAAAGGAATATACATGGAGTATCAAGCAAACACTCCACTCAGCTCCTAACAAATAACAGTGAGACAAATAGCCCAGCCAATCTGCTCACACATTTCTGTGTCAGGATGTGTAAGACATCTAGCTCAGGGCCACAAGGAATACCAGATGAATAAGGTCCAGCTCATTCTCCAAAGAGCTCATAACTTTTGCTGTTGAGTCAGCCATATGTGACTCTtcgggacctcatggactgtagctcaccaggatcctctgtccacgggatttcccaggcaagaaaactagagtgggttgccatttccttctccaggggatcttcccaacccagggattgaacccacctctcctgcattggtaggcagattctgaCCACAAGCCCTAATAAAAATCTGttgcccacccaccccacccactccctTCACCAGCACATTTCCCCTGCTGGACTCGCAAAATGCATGCAGCCAGTTTTATATCATCAGGTAGGAAATAGGAGACTATCTTTCTGAAGAAATCAATCCACCCAAAAGAAAAGACTTCAGCCTTCATTCCTTTCATCTCCTTGTAGCCGAGAAAGCAACATGGGTCACCAGCAGCTCTACTGGAGCCATCTGAGAGAATTCAGCCAGGGTTCTCGCTCCTGCCAAGTGTGCTCAAACTATCACGCTCTCATCTGGAAATACGGCCTCAATATGTGTCAACGGTGTTTCTGCCAGTACGATGACATTGGCTTCATTAAGTTGGACCAAGTGAACTTCCTTGAATGGATCATTCAGcacatcagtcactcagtcacgttccactctttgcgacctcatggactgcagcctgccaggcttctctgtctatgggattctccaggcaagaataccagaatgggtttccacttctttctccaggggatcttcctaacccaaggatcgaacccaggtctcctgcattgcaggcagagtctttacacAGAAATAATACTAGctctttgtatataaaataaaagtttaaaatttcaaaaaaagaaaagccttcagaaattattttgagAGTATCCTAGTGTGAGAGCCAGGCCCCATATCCTATCACTCTGTGGCAAGGTCCAGAAACAGAGCTCCCAGTAATGTATTCTTTACAAATGAACAATTAGAAACCACCAGAcaatgaaaggaagaagaaatagctTAAAGAGTTGAAAGTGGTTGAAATAGCAGGAATTGAGAGTTTTTCGTTATAAGTAAAGTACtactttttattcttaaattatgTCCAGTCATTACTTTAATaatgattaaatttaaattttaatgggtACACAGAAGCAGAGTAGTCTGGAAAGAGGTTTGCCCATTCTGTCGAGGTCTCCATGGGTAACATTCCTCACCATGCGGAATATGTAACCTTCAGCTTCTAGTCTCTGACTTTGCAAGCTCAAAACTTCATTTTACCTGCACATAAAAATCAGGTTCATCTCTGGAAGGAGTGAAACTCAATCACACTCATGAGTTGAGGTATAATAATTTAGGATGAGACCTCACCACTCTGGTAGCCAGGATGCCTATATCTGCAAACATGGTGTACTCATTTTCTAAGGTAAACAATATGGTTAAGTAAACGAGAATCACTGGCTTATACTGAGAAATTACTAAAAAGGTTCAGAGCCCACGCACTTGCCACAAAATCTACACTGTTAAGACAGTTGCTTGGAACCAAAAGTAACCAAATTCAGTGACCTCACCCTAAACTGTTACAATGATTCTGCAAGGCAGTGTAATTATTCACTGCCTTAAATATTCAGAATATTCTCTTATTCTAAGAATAAGAAGCTGATGCTCAGAAAATTTAATagtttgcctaaggtcacacagctagcttCAATGTCAATAGAGGTTTGTCTGATTCAGAGTATTTCTGTTGTGCCTCATTACCTTCCCAGAATAAACAAGGAAATGGGTGATACAAGGACTACCCTTCTTATCTAAGCAGTTTTCCCCCTTTCTATCATCAAAGTCCTTTATAAAAACCCATCTTCTAAATATGGaggattaaaaatgaaagaaaatgaaagggaataATATTTAATGAACGCCTACTTACGTAAAGCTCAGTGCTaacaacttaaaaatttttctctacctattttaaaaattgtttatttaatgCATTTATAAGTCTACCTCTTTTACATACTTTTGTTTATTACATACAAACAGCAgttattttgtattattaaacCAGATTTGGAAATTTGCTCTGCCGTATTTTGAAAATCTTGTTGGCACTTTTACATCTGTGAAGTTAATTGCAGAAAAACGTGTTCAAAAGGTCCAACGTGTCTCCAGTGAGTAATGCCGCAGTcagttcagaaaatgaaaatagaagtCATAGCATCATATTCTGTTACCACCACTGCTTGAAAGCCAGATCTTAATGAGCCCAGCTCCATAATCTGCCTGAGCGTTTATAGACCTTGGGAGGGGAACGCTAGAGCTTTAGGctaaagcagcagcagagaatgtcTCTCACTAGTGTAAGAACAGTGCTGGGTATGGCTGTTCTGAGGGCAGGCTCATCAACTGTGGCAACTTGCAGGGGGCACCACCCGGGGTGGGAATAGAGCTGGCCAAATTTGCCACTAGACATTAAGAGATATGTAAAATCCATCAACTTTTTCCAATTTCATTGtggggaaatggaaaaaaaaatacagtagccAGTTACTACACTGCCAGCATAGAAAAGCAGCATTACAAATACCTAttaactttttttgtgtgtggaaatCCAACTATATACCTTGGGAAGGTGGGCAAAAGGTagcaagaaagacagaaaaataataagatgGAGCCAGAAATCCCACCTGCCATCTCTCTCAATATGCTGAGTGTGTATGCCCAAGACaagtaaaagcaaaaacatgAATCTGTTCTCTCAGTTTATCTCAGCTCCTCTGAGCTTCTCATAGTGTGAGAATCAGATGCACTAAATAGAATTCTGCTACTCAGACACCGAAGATAGTTTTCTTACAACATGGCCCCTAAACAGAAGCCAACTTCTTCATCTGGTGCTCAACAGAAGATAAAGCAATGTATTCCAAACCACAAGGAAAAACTGGCTGAGCCAGTCCCAACTGCAAGATGCTTTGGTGGCCTCCAGTTGGCATCATTCTAAAAGGAGTTTTGACAGTAACTAACTAATTGGTAGTTTTTCCTTTCTTGCCAATTTGAGAACCCAACCTTGAGCTAAGATGTAACTTAGCTATGTGCTATGCTtagtactcagttgtgtccaactctttgctaccccatggaccatagtctgccacgctcctctgtccttggggatttctccaggcaagaataccgaagtgggttgccatgccctcctccaggggatcttctcaacccagggatcaaacccaggtctcccacattgcaggtagattccttaccgtctgagtcaccagggaagcccaagaatactagagtgggtagcctagcccttctccaggggatcttcctaaccctaggaatcaaactggggtctcccacattgcaggcagattatttaccgctgagccattgaCAAACCCAGGTTCTAATAAACTAGgttacggggcttccctggtagctcagctagtaaagaatctgcctgctaatgagggagacacaggagacaacaggagacgtgggtttgatcccagggtcaagaggatcccctggagtaggaaatggcaacccactccaatagtcttgcctggaaaatcccatggacagaggagcctggagggctacagtccatgatgttgcaaagtatcagacatgactgagcaactgagcacaaacctAGCTATACCAGGTTCCAATCAGCAGCCTCTAGATAGGGCAGTCCAAGAGTGCCGGCTACTTTCTTAACTGAGGATGTTAGTAAGATTTTGAGATGCTATGAGGACAAAAGCCATGATGACGATATTAGCTATTCCAATGTGCAACTGGGATACATTTGAAGTGAGGACTCCCTCATTTCAAAGACCAGGGGTTCTGTGTAGTCAACAGATAGTAGGTAAGGGGACAATTCCAAGGAAGAATGCAGACGTAATCCTTATTAAGagtggaggagaggaagagatgtatggagagagtaacatggaaacttacattaccatatgtaaaatagatagccaacaggaatttgctgtatgtctcaggaaacccaAACAGTGGCTCTGTATCAACGTaaagaggtgggatggggaggaagatgggagggagattcaaaagggaggagatgtatgtatacctatggctgattcatgtttgacagcaaacaacaaaatt containing:
- the LOC102408236 gene encoding 40S ribosomal protein S29-like — its product is MGHQQLYWSHLREFSQGSRSCQVCSNYHALIWKYGLNMCQRCFCQYDDIGFIKLDQAEDTHFGVSITICFKTLMTGVLANDFDTHYITSSISNSKYEIS